One genomic region from Anabaena sp. PCC 7108 encodes:
- a CDS encoding thioredoxin family protein yields the protein MSTDTPVKPESTVGGRLKNFIIVIVAIALSVSLFLGLRTQTNSVSLTQLDQASTPLEVAVSNNKPSLVEFYADWCTVCQKMAPAMAQLKQQYADKLNFVMLNVDNTKWLPEMLKYRVDGIPHFVFLGKQGEGVAETIGDIPLAVMSSNLEALIAGSALPYAQASGQVSKFSAPVSAVGGPDDPRSHGSQVVN from the coding sequence ATGAGTACAGATACACCTGTGAAGCCAGAATCTACTGTTGGCGGGCGCTTGAAGAACTTCATCATCGTCATTGTAGCAATCGCTCTGAGTGTGTCACTATTTTTAGGACTCCGAACCCAGACAAATTCAGTCTCTCTGACTCAACTAGATCAAGCTTCCACACCTTTAGAAGTAGCAGTTAGCAATAATAAACCTAGTTTAGTAGAATTCTATGCCGATTGGTGTACGGTCTGCCAAAAAATGGCTCCAGCTATGGCGCAACTCAAACAGCAGTATGCTGACAAGCTGAACTTTGTCATGTTGAATGTAGACAATACCAAATGGTTGCCAGAAATGCTTAAATATCGGGTAGATGGCATTCCCCATTTTGTGTTTTTGGGCAAGCAAGGAGAAGGTGTAGCTGAAACAATTGGCGATATACCTCTTGCTGTCATGTCTAGCAATTTAGAAGCCTTAATAGCTGGTTCTGCTCTTCCCTATGCCCAAGCTAGTGGCCAAGTTTCCAAATTCTCCGCCCCAGTATCAGCCGTAGGTGGTCCAGATGACCCTCGTAGTCATGGTAGCCAAGTTGTCAATTAA
- a CDS encoding DUF1499 domain-containing protein, producing the protein MLSQKLQGVILTIFLTLNVFMLPGITWAAGLGIESGHLASCPASPNCVVSQNADAEHTIEPIPYHLDHDTAREILLKVLTVVPRTEVIEQTDNYIHALSKSRIFKFVDDVEFYLPTDESVIHLRSASRVGDSDLGVNRRRMEQIRLALRDLNI; encoded by the coding sequence ATGTTATCACAGAAATTACAGGGTGTGATTTTGACAATATTCTTAACCCTAAATGTTTTCATGCTTCCTGGGATTACTTGGGCTGCTGGCTTAGGAATTGAGTCAGGTCATCTAGCTTCTTGTCCAGCTTCTCCAAACTGTGTTGTGAGTCAAAATGCTGATGCTGAACATACTATTGAACCGATTCCCTATCATCTAGACCATGATACAGCCAGAGAAATCTTACTAAAAGTTTTGACGGTGGTTCCTCGGACGGAAGTTATAGAACAGACAGATAATTACATTCATGCTCTTTCTAAAAGCCGTATTTTCAAATTTGTTGACGATGTAGAATTCTATTTACCCACTGATGAATCAGTCATTCATCTACGTTCAGCATCTCGCGTAGGAGATTCGGATCTGGGAGTCAATCGCAGACGTATGGAACAAATTCGTCTGGCTTTGCGCGATTTAAACATATAA
- a CDS encoding EVE domain-containing protein has product MKSEPEVYSIADLQQQHETIWDGVRNYQARNFLRQMQLGDLAFFYHSNTNPPCIVGLMRVVKIDIADPTQFEPTSKYYDSKSTPESPRWQTVGVEFVEIFSNFISLSTLKENFSPDELLLVRPGNRLSVMPVSSAVAQKIRTLA; this is encoded by the coding sequence ATGAAATCAGAACCAGAAGTTTATAGTATTGCTGACCTACAACAACAGCATGAGACTATTTGGGACGGTGTACGTAATTATCAAGCTCGCAATTTTCTACGCCAAATGCAGTTAGGAGACTTAGCTTTTTTTTATCATTCCAATACTAATCCTCCCTGTATTGTGGGGTTAATGCGTGTGGTTAAAATAGACATTGCTGACCCCACACAATTTGAGCCAACTAGTAAATATTATGACTCTAAATCAACTCCTGAATCCCCCCGGTGGCAGACAGTAGGAGTAGAATTTGTTGAGATTTTCTCTAACTTTATCTCCCTATCGACACTCAAAGAAAATTTTAGCCCCGATGAGCTACTTTTAGTCAGACCAGGAAATCGGTTATCGGTAATGCCTGTATCATCAGCAGTAGCTCAGAAAATACGGACTTTAGCATAA
- the murG gene encoding undecaprenyldiphospho-muramoylpentapeptide beta-N-acetylglucosaminyltransferase, protein MANAPIKLLIAASGTGGHLFPAIALAQKLPNYEIEWLGVPNRLETQLVPDQYPLNTIAVEGFQQGFGFSSLRILIKLLGSILQVRRILKQGNFQGLFTTGGYIAGPGVIAARSLGLPVVFHESNALPGKVTRFFGPWCSVVAVGFDVAAKYLPRSQNVCVGTPVRSQFLEQGINDTLDLPIPDGVPLIVVFGGSQGAVAVNKLVRQSAPAWFDAGAYVVHLTGDQDPETASLQHSQYIELPFYDNMAPLLRRANLAISRSGAGSLTELAVCGTPAILIPYPFAAEDHQSYNAAVFTDVGAALTFKQSELTPEILQKRVLDLLQSPAQLAKMGENAKAIASPHSADKLAALVREVVEK, encoded by the coding sequence ATGGCAAACGCACCCATAAAATTATTAATAGCTGCTAGTGGGACTGGTGGACATTTGTTTCCAGCGATCGCACTGGCGCAAAAACTGCCAAACTATGAAATTGAATGGCTGGGTGTCCCCAACCGACTAGAAACTCAGCTTGTCCCAGACCAATATCCTTTGAATACAATTGCGGTTGAAGGGTTTCAGCAAGGTTTTGGCTTTTCTTCATTGCGAATTTTGATTAAGCTTCTCGGTTCAATTCTCCAAGTCAGACGCATTCTCAAACAGGGTAATTTCCAAGGATTATTTACCACAGGTGGTTATATTGCTGGCCCTGGGGTCATTGCGGCTCGTTCTTTGGGTTTACCGGTCGTTTTTCATGAATCTAATGCTTTACCTGGTAAAGTCACTCGCTTTTTTGGACCCTGGTGTAGTGTAGTAGCTGTGGGATTTGATGTGGCTGCAAAGTATTTACCCCGTTCCCAAAATGTCTGTGTGGGTACTCCTGTTCGTTCTCAATTCCTAGAACAGGGAATAAATGATACTCTAGATTTACCAATTCCTGACGGTGTACCTCTAATTGTCGTTTTTGGTGGTAGTCAGGGTGCAGTAGCTGTGAATAAATTAGTGCGTCAGTCAGCACCAGCTTGGTTTGATGCTGGTGCTTATGTAGTACATTTAACAGGTGATCAAGATCCTGAAACGGCAAGTCTGCAACATTCTCAGTATATAGAGTTACCTTTTTATGACAATATGGCTCCCTTATTGCGCCGTGCTAATTTAGCTATTAGTCGCTCTGGTGCTGGGAGTTTAACAGAATTAGCGGTCTGTGGTACACCAGCAATTTTAATACCTTATCCTTTTGCAGCAGAAGATCATCAATCTTATAATGCTGCGGTTTTTACTGATGTTGGTGCAGCTTTAACCTTTAAACAGTCAGAGTTGACACCGGAAATATTACAAAAGCGGGTTTTAGATTTGTTGCAGTCTCCAGCCCAATTGGCCAAGATGGGAGAAAATGCTAAAGCGATCGCATCTCCTCATAGTGCCGATAAGTTAGCGGCTTTGGTGCGGGAAGTTGTCGAGAAATAA
- a CDS encoding SulP family inorganic anion transporter has translation MNTTVLQREWLSNVKTDILSGTLVALALIPEAIAFSIIAGVDPKVGLYASFIIAVVTAFVGGRPGLISAATGAMALLMITLVKNHGLEYLFAATILTGIIQIIFARLKLGNKLKYVPRAVMTGFVNALAILIFMAQLPQLINVPWQVYPMLAGGLSIIYILPRFTKAVPSPLVAIIVLTAIAIIGKIDVPTVGDMGELPTTLPFFKLPQIPLNLETLQIIFPYAITLSIVGLLESLLTASLVDELTDTPSDKNKEAQGQGIANIMTGFFGGMAGCAMIGQSVINIKSGGRTRLSTLVAGVFLLFFILALGTWVKQIPMASLVAVMIMVSIGTFSWTSLTTLHLVPRSETAVMLTTVLVTVLTHNLAMGVIVGIVMSTVFFSRKIAKVVFVDKVPNSDQSHRIYNVSGPLFFLSIEEFIAAFDFQENLDSVKIDLTNAHIWDQAAVAAIDKIVIKFRRNGVEVDLAGLNEASATLLKKLALHDKSTDLDNLAGH, from the coding sequence TTGAATACAACAGTTTTACAGCGAGAGTGGTTATCCAACGTCAAAACAGACATCTTGTCAGGAACTCTAGTCGCCTTAGCACTGATTCCCGAAGCGATCGCATTTTCGATTATCGCAGGTGTAGATCCAAAAGTTGGCCTATATGCCTCATTTATTATCGCTGTCGTCACAGCTTTCGTTGGTGGAAGACCAGGTTTAATCTCAGCCGCTACAGGTGCAATGGCACTACTGATGATTACTTTGGTGAAAAACCACGGACTAGAATATCTGTTTGCCGCCACAATTTTAACAGGTATAATCCAGATTATTTTTGCCCGACTGAAATTAGGTAATAAGCTCAAATACGTCCCCCGTGCAGTCATGACTGGCTTTGTCAATGCCCTAGCCATTCTCATCTTCATGGCGCAGTTACCGCAACTCATCAACGTTCCTTGGCAAGTATATCCAATGCTGGCTGGTGGTCTGTCCATCATTTACATATTGCCACGATTTACCAAAGCAGTACCTTCACCCTTAGTTGCCATTATTGTGTTAACAGCCATTGCCATCATCGGTAAAATTGATGTGCCAACTGTAGGTGATATGGGTGAATTACCCACGACTTTACCCTTTTTCAAACTTCCTCAAATACCACTCAACTTAGAAACACTCCAGATCATCTTTCCCTATGCCATCACTTTATCAATTGTGGGTTTGCTGGAGTCATTATTGACAGCATCATTAGTTGATGAACTGACAGATACTCCCAGTGATAAAAATAAAGAAGCTCAAGGTCAGGGAATTGCTAATATCATGACTGGGTTCTTTGGGGGTATGGCAGGTTGTGCCATGATTGGTCAGTCAGTAATTAACATCAAATCGGGTGGACGTACCCGTCTTTCTACCTTGGTTGCAGGTGTATTCTTACTGTTTTTTATTCTGGCATTAGGCACTTGGGTAAAACAAATCCCCATGGCCTCACTAGTAGCAGTAATGATTATGGTTTCTATTGGTACTTTTAGTTGGACTTCATTAACAACTCTACATCTAGTCCCTAGAAGTGAAACCGCCGTGATGCTAACAACTGTCTTAGTCACTGTACTGACCCATAACTTGGCAATGGGAGTTATTGTCGGCATAGTGATGAGTACAGTCTTCTTTTCCCGCAAAATTGCCAAAGTAGTATTTGTGGACAAAGTTCCCAATTCTGACCAAAGCCACCGCATATATAATGTTTCTGGTCCATTATTCTTTTTATCAATAGAAGAATTTATAGCGGCATTTGATTTTCAAGAAAACTTAGATTCGGTGAAAATTGATTTAACTAACGCCCATATTTGGGATCAAGCAGCAGTTGCAGCCATTGATAAAATCGTGATTAAATTTCGCCGTAATGGTGTAGAAGTAGACCTAGCAGGACTCAATGAAGCCAGTGCTACATTACTGAAAAAATTAGCTCTTCACGACAAATCAACGGATTTGGACAACTTGGCTGGTCACTAA
- a CDS encoding universal stress protein gives MKRILVCTDGSCFSQSSYQYAAWLAPRLQASIEVLFVSDIRAQKAVSTGDFSATLGIDASRELLNQLVDLEHEKARINHHKAQLTLQAAAQFFTKQGISEVKLTHHTGFLVDSFHEFEAQADLVILGKRGENAEFASGHLGANVERVLRSSSKPSFVTSRNYQPINRILLADDGGKSCQKALEFLITSPAFKGLELHLLTVAKKPGDEAAQAYLKTAEHQVKAGGFIPICQLIQGNPEQEIARYVEAQNINLLIMGAYGHSRIRHLVIGSTTAQILRGSHIPVLLFR, from the coding sequence ATGAAAAGAATTCTTGTCTGCACAGATGGTTCATGTTTCTCTCAAAGTAGCTATCAATATGCTGCTTGGTTAGCACCACGTTTACAAGCCTCTATCGAAGTCCTGTTTGTCAGTGATATTCGCGCTCAAAAAGCTGTTTCCACTGGAGATTTTAGTGCCACTTTAGGTATCGACGCTTCCCGTGAACTTCTCAACCAGTTAGTAGATTTAGAACACGAAAAAGCTAGAATAAACCATCACAAAGCCCAATTGACACTACAAGCCGCAGCACAGTTTTTTACAAAACAAGGAATCAGCGAGGTGAAACTTACTCACCATACTGGTTTTTTGGTGGATAGTTTCCATGAATTTGAGGCACAAGCTGATTTAGTCATATTGGGTAAACGTGGTGAAAATGCCGAGTTTGCTTCAGGACATTTAGGTGCAAATGTAGAACGGGTATTGCGTTCTAGTAGTAAGCCCAGCTTTGTGACATCGAGGAATTATCAACCGATTAACCGCATTCTTTTAGCTGATGATGGTGGTAAGAGTTGCCAAAAGGCATTAGAGTTTTTAATTACCTCACCCGCTTTTAAAGGGCTAGAATTACATCTGCTGACTGTGGCGAAAAAACCAGGGGATGAAGCAGCACAAGCCTATTTAAAAACTGCCGAACACCAAGTCAAAGCAGGTGGTTTTATCCCAATTTGTCAACTTATCCAAGGTAATCCAGAACAGGAAATAGCCCGCTATGTGGAAGCCCAAAACATAAATCTCCTGATTATGGGAGCCTATGGACATAGCCGGATTCGTCATTTAGTTATTGGTAGCACAACAGCACAAATACTGCGAGGTAGTCATATTCCTGTTTTGCTATTCCGGTAG
- a CDS encoding SDR family oxidoreductase, whose translation MLSLENQIVFITGASSGIGAACAKIFANAGAKLILAARRYDRLQEFAKTLNLRADKIHLLQLNVCNRASVESTISNLPPAWSNIDILINNAGLSRGLDKLHEGDIQDWEEMIDTNIKGLLYLTRYVVPGMVARNRGHVINLGSIAGHQTYPGGNVYCGTKAAVKAISEGLKQDLLGTPIRVTSVDPGMVETEFSEVRFHGDTERAKKVYQGVTPLTPDDVADVIFFCATRSPHVNINEVILMPVDQASATLVNRRI comes from the coding sequence ATGCTCTCTCTAGAAAACCAAATCGTATTCATCACAGGTGCAAGTAGCGGAATTGGTGCAGCTTGCGCCAAAATCTTCGCTAATGCAGGTGCAAAACTGATATTAGCCGCTCGACGGTACGATCGCTTGCAAGAATTTGCTAAAACCTTAAATTTACGGGCTGACAAAATCCATTTATTGCAACTAAATGTGTGCAATCGCGCATCAGTCGAATCCACTATCTCTAATTTACCCCCAGCTTGGTCAAATATTGACATCTTAATCAACAACGCCGGATTAAGTCGCGGTTTAGATAAACTGCATGAAGGCGATATTCAAGATTGGGAAGAAATGATTGATACTAATATCAAAGGTTTGCTTTACCTCACCCGCTACGTAGTTCCCGGTATGGTTGCCCGTAATCGAGGTCATGTAATTAACCTTGGTTCCATCGCCGGACATCAAACTTACCCCGGTGGTAACGTCTATTGTGGAACCAAAGCCGCAGTCAAAGCCATTTCCGAAGGTTTGAAACAAGATTTATTAGGTACTCCCATTCGTGTAACATCTGTTGATCCGGGAATGGTAGAAACAGAATTTAGTGAAGTCCGTTTTCATGGTGATACAGAACGGGCTAAAAAAGTTTATCAGGGAGTTACTCCCCTTACCCCTGATGATGTTGCTGATGTCATATTTTTCTGTGCCACGCGATCGCCTCACGTTAATATTAACGAAGTCATACTCATGCCCGTTGACCAAGCTAGTGCAACCTTAGTTAACCGACGCATTTAA
- the sipA gene encoding regulatory protein SipA yields the protein MSPEFPIGSKVRVVALPPYIKTADPMPMLRPPNVISIGEEGIVLDRRPGGYWGVRFGMGAFLIESQYIESTEKLPESQPEPE from the coding sequence ATGTCCCCAGAATTTCCTATTGGTAGTAAAGTCCGTGTCGTCGCACTACCACCCTACATCAAAACCGCTGACCCAATGCCCATGCTACGCCCTCCCAACGTCATTAGCATTGGCGAAGAAGGTATAGTCCTTGACCGTCGTCCCGGAGGATATTGGGGCGTGCGCTTTGGAATGGGAGCCTTTCTCATAGAGAGCCAATACATTGAAAGCACAGAAAAACTTCCTGAATCTCAACCCGAACCAGAATAG
- a CDS encoding peroxiredoxin, translating into MISRRTFISILFAACLSLMSWLNFTPTAHALGGKLPTINQPAPEFTLPTNTGEGKISLSDLRGKWVVLYFYPKDFTSGCTIEARRFQQDLPKYIEKNAEIIGVSADDIDSHAEFCDSEGLKFPLLADTNGAVSKTYGSWIGYVSMRHSFIIDPQGVLRDTFVKVNPNIHSAEVLARLEKLQSAAS; encoded by the coding sequence ATGATTTCCCGCCGCACTTTTATCAGCATCTTATTTGCCGCTTGTTTGTCCCTGATGAGTTGGTTAAACTTCACCCCCACCGCTCATGCTTTAGGTGGTAAACTACCGACAATTAACCAACCAGCACCAGAGTTTACATTACCCACCAATACAGGAGAGGGCAAAATTTCCCTCTCTGACTTGCGTGGTAAATGGGTAGTTCTGTATTTTTATCCCAAAGATTTCACATCTGGCTGCACAATCGAAGCACGTCGTTTTCAGCAAGATTTGCCCAAATACATCGAAAAAAATGCGGAAATTATCGGTGTTAGTGCAGATGACATTGATTCCCATGCCGAATTTTGTGACTCAGAAGGGTTAAAATTCCCTTTATTAGCTGATACTAACGGCGCAGTTAGTAAAACTTACGGTTCTTGGATAGGCTATGTATCTATGCGCCACAGTTTTATCATCGATCCTCAGGGCGTTCTCCGTGATACTTTTGTGAAAGTGAACCCAAATATTCACAGTGCAGAAGTTTTAGCGCGACTGGAAAAACTACAGTCAGCCGCTTCTTAA
- a CDS encoding polyphosphate kinase 2 family protein yields the protein MNHDPFIVPPGTKISLKNDYNPSYQTSSEEKVDANIKLTAGIQQLANYQNILYAQNTYALLIIFQAMDAAGKDSTIKHVMSGINPQGCQVFSFKAPSAEELDHDYLWRSMKALPERGRIGIFNRSYYEEVLVVRVHPEILEKQQLHCIPKGKQIWQQRFEEINNFEKYLVNNGIIVLKFFLNVSKKEQKKRFLDRINSPEKHWKFSDSDVKERAFWDDYMNAYEEVFNHTSTEFAPWYIIPADRKWFTRLIVADIICKKLQELNLQYPTLTEEHKQRLLEAKKMLESED from the coding sequence ATGAATCATGATCCTTTTATAGTTCCACCCGGTACAAAGATTTCTTTAAAAAATGACTATAATCCAAGTTATCAAACATCATCTGAGGAAAAAGTCGATGCTAACATAAAATTAACAGCAGGTATTCAACAATTAGCTAATTATCAAAATATTCTTTATGCTCAAAACACCTATGCCTTGCTGATTATTTTTCAAGCAATGGATGCTGCTGGTAAAGATAGCACCATTAAACACGTAATGTCTGGTATTAATCCCCAAGGATGTCAGGTTTTTAGTTTCAAAGCACCAAGTGCAGAAGAATTAGACCATGATTATTTATGGCGATCAATGAAGGCTCTACCAGAACGGGGACGAATTGGCATATTTAACCGTTCATACTATGAAGAAGTACTAGTTGTGCGCGTACATCCAGAAATTCTAGAAAAACAACAACTGCACTGTATTCCTAAAGGTAAACAGATATGGCAACAGCGTTTTGAGGAAATTAATAATTTTGAGAAATATTTAGTAAATAATGGAATTATTGTCCTCAAGTTTTTTCTTAATGTTTCTAAAAAAGAACAGAAAAAGCGCTTTTTAGACCGAATTAACTCACCAGAAAAACATTGGAAATTTTCAGATAGTGATGTAAAAGAGCGTGCTTTTTGGGATGATTATATGAATGCTTATGAAGAAGTTTTTAATCACACTAGCACTGAATTTGCACCTTGGTATATTATTCCTGCTGATCGTAAATGGTTTACAAGGTTGATAGTCGCCGATATTATCTGTAAAAAATTACAAGAATTAAATTTACAATATCCAACTCTGACTGAAGAGCATAAACAGCGACTTTTAGAAGCTAAGAAAATGTTGGAAAGTGAAGATTAA